Genomic segment of Streptosporangium sp. NBC_01755:
TCAGCGGCTCGGGATCGTCAGGATCGCCTAGCGCCGCCGCCGGGTCGTCGGGGTCATCCGCGAACGGGTCGCGAGGGACATCATCGAGCACGATCCCACCTTATGGCCTGGATGTGATAGACAGACCCCGAACTGCACGAGTATGACGATCCAGGGCGGTAAGGGCAGGCGACCGCGGTGGCCGGGAGGTCCTGGACGCGGGGACTCGAAGATCCCCGGTGCGTGCGAGAAACCTCGCCGATCCGGGTATGCGGTCCAGGCGGACGATCCGAGCATCCGGCCTTTCACCCGCGTCCACCAAGTTTGGCGCCAGACTCTAAACTGTGACCCGGGGGTCGGCGCCTTTCCCCGTCATGAGAGCGCCGTGGCAGGAGGGTTGCAGATGGCCAAGTTCACCGAGCGGGGGCTCACGTTCGACGACGTGCTGCTGGTGCCCGCGTATTCGGACCTGCAACCGGGGCAGGCCGACACCACCACCCGGCTGTCACGGGGCATCACCCTGCGGATTCCGTTGATCTCCGCGGCGATGGACACGGTGACCGAGGCCCGCATGGCGGTGGCGATGGCGCGTCAGGGCGGCATAGGCATCCTGCACCGCAACCTGTCGATCGAGGACCAGGCCCAGCAGGCCGACCTCGTCAAGCGCTCCGAGGCCGGGATGGTCACCAACCCGATCACCTGCTCCCCGGACGAGACGCTCGCCGATGTCGAGCGCCTCTGCGCCACCTATCGGATCTCCGGCGTCCCGGTGACCGACGCGAGCGGCGTGCTCGTCGGCATCGTCACCAACCGCGACATGCGCTTCGAGAGCGACCACAACCGTCCGGTGCGCGAGGTCATGACCCCGATGCCGCTGGTCACCGCGCCGGTCGGGGTCTCCACCGACGACGCGTTCGAGCTGCTCAGGCGGAGCAAGATCGAGAAGCTTCCGCTGGTCGACGCCGGGGGGCGGCTGCGCGGGCTCATCACCGTCAAGGACTTCACCAAGAGCGAGAAATACCCGCTCTCGACCAAGGACGCCAACGGCCGGCTCGTCGTGGGGGCGGCCGTCGGCGTCGGGGGTGACGCGGAGAAGCGGGCGAGCGCGCTGATCGAGGCCGGGGTCGACGTGATCGTGGTGGATGTCGCGCACGGCCACTCCAAGGGCCTCGCCGACATGATCGCCAAGATCAAGGCCAACAGCAAGGTCGACGTGATCGGCGGCAACATCGCCACCCGCGCGGGCGCCCAGATGCTGGTCGACGCCGGGGTCGACGCGGTCAAGGTCGGTGTCGGGCCCGGCTCCATCTGCACCACCCGGGTGGTCGCCGGTGTCGGCGCCCCGCAGGTGACGGCCATCCACGAGGCGTCCCTCGCGGCCGGCCCCGCGGGGGTTCCGGTGATCGGCGACGGCGGCCTGCAGTATTCGGGCGACATCGTCAAGGCCATCGCGGCAGGGGCCGACTCGGTCATGCTCGGATCGCTCCTGGCGGGCTGCGAGGAGTCCCCGGGTGAATTGATCTTCATTAACGGCAAGCAGTTCAAGTCGTACCGGGGGATGGGCTCGCTCGGCGCGGTCCGCAACCGTGAGCGCGGCGGCGCCTCGTTCAGCAAGGACC
This window contains:
- the guaB gene encoding IMP dehydrogenase encodes the protein MAKFTERGLTFDDVLLVPAYSDLQPGQADTTTRLSRGITLRIPLISAAMDTVTEARMAVAMARQGGIGILHRNLSIEDQAQQADLVKRSEAGMVTNPITCSPDETLADVERLCATYRISGVPVTDASGVLVGIVTNRDMRFESDHNRPVREVMTPMPLVTAPVGVSTDDAFELLRRSKIEKLPLVDAGGRLRGLITVKDFTKSEKYPLSTKDANGRLVVGAAVGVGGDAEKRASALIEAGVDVIVVDVAHGHSKGLADMIAKIKANSKVDVIGGNIATRAGAQMLVDAGVDAVKVGVGPGSICTTRVVAGVGAPQVTAIHEASLAAGPAGVPVIGDGGLQYSGDIVKAIAAGADSVMLGSLLAGCEESPGELIFINGKQFKSYRGMGSLGAVRNRERGGASFSKDRYAQADVGGEDKFIPEGIEGQVPYRGPVAAVAHQLVGGLRQGMWYSGCSTIPEMHVRCELMPITSAGLKESHPHDIQMTVEAPNYHGR